The following DNA comes from Hahella chejuensis KCTC 2396.
ATAATTCTGGCTGCCGCCAGCGGACATTGCAGGTATTCAAACACGTCCCGCATCTCTCCTTTACGCAAAGAAGCGACAGCATCCGCGCCCGGTCTGGAAGAGGCGACGCCAGCCCCAGTCACTAATCCGTCAACAGGCAGCGCATCCCAGCCGTCGTTGAAGTTACAGGCGCTAAAATTGCCCTCCCACAAAGTGATCAGCAGCATTTCAAGGTCACGCAATAACCCACGAACGTCAAAACTCGCAGGAAGACGCGCGCAATAAGCATTGAGGACAACCTGACGACCGACTTCGCTCATAATCCGACATCCTTAACTGCCAGCCTGAAACAGCGAGCCGCTTCCGCAAGACGCATTACGCCCGTCGAGAGCCTCTCTCAGGATTTCACAAGCTGAAAAAGCATCCTATCCTTCTCCCACTTCCTCCAGAAGTATTCAACTTGATTAAAATATAGACACATCCTTGCCAAAGTGAGAAATAGATCATGGAAACTTTTTGTTAAAGGTCAGCACTCTATAAACAAGCGCAGCCTCTCCTCGCTCAGTGAAATAAAGCATTTTCAATACATGGGGTTACACAGGGAATCATATTGACGCCTATCGCCACGGCTGCTTACAGTCCAGGGCCGCCGGCGTCGCTTAGCCTCAGCGGGACCAAACGAAAGCATGGCGCGCCCAGGGAAAAATATTTATATAGCAATGATATTGGCATGTTAATCATCAGGCGCATGAATGCGCCTGCGCGGCGGCCTGCCGCGGGAGACAGGGCCTGACCTGTGCAGGCCCTGTCGTTGCAGACAAATAGAAGGAAGCTTTTTGTCTGCCTGATTAATAATAAGCTTGAACGCATCACAAACGCCCTCATCAGCCGCCTCTGCCTACCCCTCATTTCTGGCGCTTTACTAAACCAACGCACATTTACATCTTAGCGCCATCAAATACCGGCCATATGGCCTACCAGGATCTTACTATTTCGTAATATTTCTTATTTTTCGCGTAAGCGGCGGGAAATTTCTCGTTTTAGGATGAGGCTACCTTAAGTTTTTCGGACGCGATGCCGGTTAGATTTATCGATATTGCGGATTGATCCGGAAAGCCGCGCCGCAGGCGCTTATCTCAACAGAGAAAACAACAACAGGAAACTGGCATTTATGAATAATAAGTATTTCATGAAGACTTTGCCTCTGGCGGTCTCCCTTGCGCTGGGTATCTCACAAGCACACGCGGAATTTGGCATCGGCGCCAACATCGAGCTCGATACAGACATCATCGACAGTAAAGACGGCGACACCACCTTCGAGCAAGGCGGCCGTATTGAAGTGAATGTGACCGGCAAAACCGAACTCAATGGTTATTTCGTAGAAGGCAAGGGATCAGGCCTGTTGAAGAAAAGCGGCGATGCCGCCACCGACGATATGTGGGTGAAATTCGGTAACGACACCTGGGACGTGCAGGCTGGGCGCTTTGAAGCCGTGAACCTGTTCCCTCTGGGTAAAGACACCGTCGTCGCACATGCTGGCAGCGGCAAAGGCGCCTTTGTGTACGAAGCCAACATGGTGCGTGGTCGCGCAGGTGACGATGGCGGGCAATTCGCGCTGCATGTTCGTCCCGGCTCCAACCTCAGTTTCGAACTGGCGACTATCTGGGGCGACGCATCGACGGCTGGCGGCAGCGATGGCGACGACACCACTTCTTTTTCCGGCTACCGTCCGAGCGTAACTTACGCAACTGACAGCTTCAGCATCACCGCTGGTTATGAATCTCTGAGCTATGATATCGACGCAACCACAGAGGTCGATAAATCAGGTTTCGCATTAACCGGAAACCTTAACGTTGGCGGAGCGAGTATCAACCTGAACGCAGCCCGCGGAGAAGACGATTCAAACGATAATACGATCACCAGTTTGGGCGCCAACGTCACCTACGGTAACTTCGGCCTGGGTCTCGTACACTCTGTCTCCGATATCAATGCTGACGAAGACCCCACCGTATCCACCCTCTACGTGGCGTACACCCTGCCTTTGTTCAATATAGAAAACGCCAGCATCACCTTTGCAGGATCTACCTCCAAAGCTGACGACCTGACTGACGGCGGAGACGACGACCTCAACAAAATAAGGACTCGCATTAACTACACTTTCTAAAAAGAAAGGCCACTCTCGTTCCTTCCTTTCTGTGTTGATTGCGCCGCTTCCACGTGCGGCGCTTTTTTGCGTTTACGCATTTTTAGCGTGAAGTTGGAGGCGGCTCCGCTTCACGCTTTTTTACGCCAGCGCTCCAGCCTTCAAATAGGCCGTCTTTCCTGAGCCCAACAAATGGCTAATATTATTAAGCGTAGAAAACTTGGCCAGCGATAGGCCGAGGGTTCAACAATGATTGACGCATTTGCCGACTGAGAGTCGCCTCAATGCGCTCCGAGACTCAGATATTTGATAATGATGTTGTCGATGACGTCACGGGACTTCAAGTCCTCGATCACTTGATTGATGCGTGTATCCAGACCCTTGTTGGCGTCAACGAGCTGTCGCGACAAAGCGATCACCACTGGGCGATTGACGACTTCATCAACAATGGTTACGTCATTGAAATAGCCAAGTCTGCGCGCCTGATACATGAAGGTAATGTCTTCCGTTATCGCGCAATCTACGCGGCCATACATGGTCAGCTTGACCAACTGCTCTGCGCCGTTCACCTCCACCACACTCTTGAAGTGCGTCATATCCAAACTGGGAAAACGATAATTGAAACCGCGCAAGACGCCTACCTGACGGCAATTTTTCAGTCTGTCATTCCCCACGCCCGCCTCCTCTTCCGCCGCTTTTTTCTTGCGAATAAACGTGGATACAGTCGATGTGTACAGCGGCGATGAAAGCCACAAGGCGTTGAGCGCGTCTTTGTCATTATAGCCGGTCGTGGTCAGCAGCCCATCCAGAGCCCCCTGTCCCAACATGAGGGTAATCCGAGGCCGGGGGAAGCTTTTCAGGTCAAACCGAACTCCTGCGCGAGTCAACGTCTCACGCACTATTTCGTAATCAATCCCAGTCGTTTCACCGTCTTCGGAATGATAGACGTAAGGCTCCACCTCCTCGGCGGCGGCCAAAGTCAAATGGAGATCCTCGGCGCGACTGAACTGTATCGGCAAACCAGTCGCTATCAGTAGAGCCAAGCTCACCAGCTTAGTTAAGGACATTCGTATACCGCGTTGCAATGACGAACCGCCACGCGCCTCCCTGCCGCCAGACGTTCGGGTGATGGTGTCTATAAAGAAGAGTAGTAAGGCGGCGAATGCTTGTCCACCGCCCTTCCCCTCAGAAAGCATCGAAACGCCACTGGGAACTGGACATTTTTAGTTCCAGAACTATCTTTATGTGAAATAAAGGTCTTCGGCGTGGATTGTCATTGTCTTACTTGCCGCTCAAGCAGTATCACCCACTACTTCATCATGGATTAAATGATGTTGCTAAACCATTTGTCGATAAAGGTAAAAATAATGATTATCCCGGCTATCGCCGTGCTGGGATTCATTACCAACCTGGTTTTTAATCACAGTATCAACGCCAGTAACACAGAACGCCTGGATCAGATACAGCAGCTCTATTTTCCTGTCGTTCAGTCATCCAAAACCAATATGTCTCGCCTGAGCAGACTGGAAGAAGTATTTAATACTTCTGTATCCGTGGGTGAAGCGGATATGCTGGAAGCCGCCCGCAACACTTATCGGCAGATGATCGCGGACATCGACGAGCAAAAACAGCTTTGGCCGTCGCAAGTCGCCGCGATTGAGCAATGCAGGACCTTGCTTGACCGCTACTTCAACAAAGCGATGAAAGTCTCGGAGGGAATGCTGGACGGCTCATTAGACCCGTCCCAGATTGCTGGCGAAGTAGCGCAAATGCGGGACTTCCTTAAACAAACCTCCGAGCAGTTGAGCCAATTCAATGCGCAGGCGCTGGACGCCTTCAACAAAACCGTGGGGGATTCCCATTCCGCCTCGCAAGAAGCCTTCGCCATCACAGCGACCACCAGCGGCGTCGCCATAGCCATCATTCTGTTCATCTCCGCCAGCATTATTTCATTGATCCTTAAAAATCTCCGCCTGATGCGTAACTCATTGCAGGATATCGCTCAAGGTGAAGGCGATCTGACCAAACGCATCCCCCTAAGCAGTCGAGATGAAGTGGGTGAGTTAGTGCACTGGTTTAACATTTTCATGGACAAGCTGCACGGTAGCATTAACCAGATCGTGAGTATATTTGAGCCGCTTGCACGGATGTCCGGGGACCTTAGCTCGATGACTTCCGTCACCTCTCGCCTGGCGGACGAGCAGGAAAAAGCGACGGATGAGGTGACCACCGCCGTCGAACATATGTTGCATAACGTACAAAGCATCGCCCACAACGCGTCGCAGGCGGCGGCTGAAGCCGTAAGCGCCAACGAGGAGGCGAAGCTGGGACGGGAAGTGGTGAATCAGACAGTAGCGACCATCAATTCGCTGGCGGATGATGTTGAAAAAGCCTCTGACGTCATTCGTCGTCTGGAAAGCTACACCGTCAATGTTGGAAGTATTCTGGACGTCATCAAAGGCATTGCTGAACAAACTAATTTGTTGGCGCTGAACGCCGCCATTGAGGCCGCCAGAGCAGGAGAGCAGGGGCGCGGCTTCGCAGTAGTCGCAGACGAAGTACGCACCCTGGCGTCCAAAACCCAAGAGTCCACCAAAGAAATCCAGACCGTTATCGAAGAATTGCAAAGCGCCTCATTAGGCGCTGTCAACGCTATGACCCACAGCCAGAAGCAAGCCAATGAGAGCGTGGATCAGGCGGCGAAAACTGACGCCTCGTTGGAAAAAATCACCGACAAAGTCGCTTCCATCACCAAAATGAACTCTGAAATCGCCTTAGCGACAGAAGAGCAGCAGAACGTCTCAGCCTCCATTAACGATACTATCGTAGAGATCAAATCCAACGCCAGATCCGCTGCGGAAACCGTACACTCAGTGGATGAAACCGCCCATGCGTTGCAACAAATTTCCAGGAAGTTAAAGGAGGTGACCGGCCAATTCAAAGTTTGACGATGAGTCGCCCAGGGACGTATTCAAGCCTGCCCGGCCGTTCAAGCTGTAGATGTCGTTTACCTGGCCCGCCGTCCGGACAGCCGTAAGCCGGACAGGTTCATCAGAAGAATCTCAACGCCTTAAGGAAAAGCAAGGTGCGAAAAATGAAAATAAAAGAGTCCTGTATATGCCTGACGCTCACAACGCTATATGCAGCAAACCCCGTCCACGCCGCCGACGATAGAAT
Coding sequences within:
- a CDS encoding carbohydrate porin: MNNKYFMKTLPLAVSLALGISQAHAEFGIGANIELDTDIIDSKDGDTTFEQGGRIEVNVTGKTELNGYFVEGKGSGLLKKSGDAATDDMWVKFGNDTWDVQAGRFEAVNLFPLGKDTVVAHAGSGKGAFVYEANMVRGRAGDDGGQFALHVRPGSNLSFELATIWGDASTAGGSDGDDTTSFSGYRPSVTYATDSFSITAGYESLSYDIDATTEVDKSGFALTGNLNVGGASINLNAARGEDDSNDNTITSLGANVTYGNFGLGLVHSVSDINADEDPTVSTLYVAYTLPLFNIENASITFAGSTSKADDLTDGGDDDLNKIRTRINYTF
- a CDS encoding substrate-binding periplasmic protein — protein: MSLTKLVSLALLIATGLPIQFSRAEDLHLTLAAAEEVEPYVYHSEDGETTGIDYEIVRETLTRAGVRFDLKSFPRPRITLMLGQGALDGLLTTTGYNDKDALNALWLSSPLYTSTVSTFIRKKKAAEEEAGVGNDRLKNCRQVGVLRGFNYRFPSLDMTHFKSVVEVNGAEQLVKLTMYGRVDCAITEDITFMYQARRLGYFNDVTIVDEVVNRPVVIALSRQLVDANKGLDTRINQVIEDLKSRDVIDNIIIKYLSLGAH
- a CDS encoding methyl-accepting chemotaxis protein codes for the protein MIIPAIAVLGFITNLVFNHSINASNTERLDQIQQLYFPVVQSSKTNMSRLSRLEEVFNTSVSVGEADMLEAARNTYRQMIADIDEQKQLWPSQVAAIEQCRTLLDRYFNKAMKVSEGMLDGSLDPSQIAGEVAQMRDFLKQTSEQLSQFNAQALDAFNKTVGDSHSASQEAFAITATTSGVAIAIILFISASIISLILKNLRLMRNSLQDIAQGEGDLTKRIPLSSRDEVGELVHWFNIFMDKLHGSINQIVSIFEPLARMSGDLSSMTSVTSRLADEQEKATDEVTTAVEHMLHNVQSIAHNASQAAAEAVSANEEAKLGREVVNQTVATINSLADDVEKASDVIRRLESYTVNVGSILDVIKGIAEQTNLLALNAAIEAARAGEQGRGFAVVADEVRTLASKTQESTKEIQTVIEELQSASLGAVNAMTHSQKQANESVDQAAKTDASLEKITDKVASITKMNSEIALATEEQQNVSASINDTIVEIKSNARSAAETVHSVDETAHALQQISRKLKEVTGQFKV